DNA from Sorex araneus isolate mSorAra2 chromosome 6, mSorAra2.pri, whole genome shotgun sequence:
GTTGCAGGCCTGCAGCTGTGCAGCCCGTCAGCATTGACCCGCTGTGACCCCAACTTCACAGAGCCCCTCCTACCCCACAAAGGGTGGTGTTTACACCCCCATCTTCAGCTAGGCCAGCAGTGGTGGGCAGTGAGGCCAGTGGCAAACCCAGggctggtggtgggtgggacatTTGCAGGCCTCGTCCTGGCACCGTGACCTCATCTCAGCCTTCAGGGTCCACAGCACTTGTGGCTGTGGTGGCTTCCTTGTCTCTGATCCACATCCTGGCTcccacagtgctttggggacagggGGCTACACAGTGGATGCTAAGAAATGTGGTGGGATGGGCCAGGGAGCCAGCTGGGGGCCAGAGGCGAGAGGGGTGACCCAGGCTGCCTGCCAGGACCCACTTCCTGTTGCTCCTCCACTGGCCTGCAAGGCCCCTCTCAGCAGtcctctcctcctgtcccctgtcccctttCATTGCTCTGCAGCCGGGGCTGGGGTATGTGCCTGGACGACCCACCATCCAAGGACGCCATCGACTTCCCTTCTGTACCTCCTGGCATTCTCTATGACGTAGGCCACCAGTGCCGTCTGCAGTATGGGGGCAACTCTGTCTTCTGCCAGGACATGGATGTGAGTGTGGACACCGGTCTGATGAGGGGACTTGGGCCTGGCATGGGAGACAGGTTGAGTGGGGGTACATGTAAGTATGGGTGCAGGCCTAAGTGGGgcactgtgggtgtgagtgcATAGATGCAGGACTGAGTGTGGGCTCAGAGGGAGGTTTTCCTCAGCAACCTGCCGAGCCGAGTCCTGTGGGAGAGGCCTTGGGTACCACAGAGCCAGGTCTCTACCTGGGTCAGAtgttccctccagcccctccctcccgagCGGGTCAGTGGAGGAGAGGCCACAGGAAGTGACCCAAAGTGATGGTTCTAGAAGTGTTAGAGAGATCGCACCActatttttgtttcggggccgtacctgacagtgctcagggttaagtcctggctctgttctcagggatcactcctgacaggtttgAGGTCCACAGGGgtttgctggggatggaacccagattggttgATTACAAAGTAAACACTCTATCTGCCATACTATCATGCTGGCCCCTACCTCGCGACTTCTCAGGGTTCTCTCCAGTGAGGGGGGATGGTGTAGGTGGCAGAAGAGGAGTGAGCACACGTGGAGTCTGGGGTCCAGTGCAGGGCCTTAGATCTGAGATGACAGGGCTGCCTCTGGGGTCCCACACACCCACCTTGAGGAGGGGCCCATAGGCTTGCAGCTGGGAGAAGCCTAAGAGGTGGATGACCTGGCCTGGTTCCTCTCTGCAGAATGTCTGCCACACGCTCTGGTGCTCAGTAGGGACTACCTGCCACTCCAAACTGGACGCCGCAGTGGACGGCACCCGATGTGGCGATAACAAGGTGGGCTCACAAGGACCTTCCCCAggcaggagcagggggtgggcctggctctgggccctCCGGTTCAGAATCACTGGCTCACTCTGGAATGCCCTCTGCTCCGGCAGTGGTGTCTGAATGGGGAATGTGTGCCTGTGGGCTTCCGACCCGAGGCCGTGGATGGGCACTGGTCAGCGTGGACCTCCTGGTCTGAGTGCACACGGAGCTGCGGTGTGGGCGTGCAGAGCACGGAGAGGCAGTGCACGCAGCCCGCGTGAGTACTATGGCATGGGGGGACCATGTAGCTCTCAGTGCTGGGTGTAGGGCTCAGGGCCTCATTCACCTCTCACCCAGGCCCAGGTACAAAGGCAAGTACTGCGTGGGTGAAAGGAAACGCTTCCGGCTCTGCAACCTTCAGAGTTGCCCCCCTGGCCACCCCTCCTTCCGTCAGCTGCAGTGCAGCAAATTTGACACGAAGTGGATGGAGAACAGGCAGCACACGTGGGTGCCCGTGCCCAACGATGGTGAGTGCCTGCACCCTGGCCTGgctcccctcccagcctgctgACCCCTCCTCATGGCTCCCCACTCGGGCCCCCAGTGAACCCCTGTGAGCTGTACTGCCAGTCCACCAACGAGCACTTTGTGGAGAAGCTGCTGGACGCCGTGGTCGATGGCACCCCCTGCTATCAGAACCGGCCCAGCCGTGACGTGTGCATCAACGGGATCTGCAAGGTAGCTGGGAGGAAGGGGTTCTGTGCTGTCGGCCTCTGCCCTTCCACTACTGAGGCCTGCCCCAGTGCCTTCCTATTGCCCTATGCCACCACCCGCTTCCTTCTGACTTCCTACTGGCCAAGTGAGCACAGGCGGCCACTATCCGGCCAGGACAGGTCCCTGCAGGGTGGGGCGCCCTCCTGCTATGACGCTGTCCCTGCAGGGCCCTCCTTGGACGTTGAGTCCATTTTTTAGGAGCATCTGTCCACACTGGTCAGGGGCTGTGGAACTTGCTGTTGTCCTCCTGCATAGACTGAACTCCCCTATCTGGCAAGGGGCCATGGTAACAGCCGCTGCCCCTTTGAACAGGCTCAAGCCCCGTATCTAGAGGTGGAGGCTCTGAGAGGCAGAGGGGGCCCCTGGGGCGGGTTACTTGGTAGTGGACAGGCCTGAGCACCAGGCCCCTGTGGTCCTTGTGTGCAGAATGTGGGCTGTGACTTTATCATCGACTCGGGAGCCGTGGAGGATCGCTGCGGTGTGTGTAAAGGCGATGGCTCCACCTGCCTCACCGTGAGCACAACCTTTGAGGAGGCTGAGGGCTCAGGTAGGGGGGCACTGCCAGGGAGGGACTTCTCTGCTCAGGGCCATGGCTCTCGTGTTTCCTGCCCAAGACTCTGGTCAGGCCCCACTGGCTCTGAAGCTTAAGCCCCCCCATGGGGGTGTGTGGCAGGAAGAGCTCGAGTCTTTACAGGTGACGATCACACAGGGAGTCCAGGGGCTGCCAGTACTGGGAGCAGGATCTCCCCAGAGGCCCtctggagggcaggagggcatgGTCACTGTGCGAGGTCACTGTGGGAGAGGATGGTCACTGTGGAGGCCAGTGCTCTGAGGCAGGTGCAGTCCAGTAGGAGGTGGGAAGCatcagccctgagcccagtccCAGTCCCCAGGGAGCTTGGCAGTGTCTGGCTTCCCATGCCTGTTTCTCGTCTGGGGCAGAGTGTCTGGATGGGGATGGTGCACTGGAAGTGAAGGTGGCTGACAGGTGTGAGAGGGTGCACCCTGGACACCTGCCTGGGCACAGTGGTCtgcagaggtggggctgggccAGGTGGGTGGTTGCCAGGTCAGTGGGTGTGGACTTGAAGGGGCTGCTGAGGCAAGGCCACTCACCTCCAGGCTATGTGGACATGGAAATGATCCCGGTTGGTGCCCGTGACATCCACATTGTGGAGGTGGCCTCATCAACCAACTTCCTGGCCCTGAGGGGCGAAGACCCGGACAAGTACTTCCTCAACGGGAACTGGACCATTCAGTGGGATGGGGACTATGAGGTGGCCGGCACCATCTTCACCTACTCTCGCTACGGCGATCTGGAGAACCTCACGTCCCCAGGCCCCACCCGGGAGCCCTTGTGGATCCAGGTGCCTTTCCCAGTTCAGAGGGTCAGGAAGCAAGGGGCACAGCTGAGGCACTCCTCTGGGGCTCCTGAGAAAAGGCGGGCCTTGTGTGGCAGATCCTAGACAGACGCCAGGCCCCTCTGTCCTCCCTGCAGCTCCTGTTCCAGACGAGCAACCCAGGGGTGCACATCCAGTACATCGCTCCACTGGGCATGGTGACCCGTGGCCAGGGGCATTTGCCCAAGTTCTCCTGGAGCTTTGGGCCCTGGACCCAGTGCTCGGTGTCCTGTGGCTCAGGTGAGGAGACAGCCACCAGCTGGTTGCTTCTGTGCTGGGCCCTGTGAGCTGGCTTGGGGCTGAGCAAccttcccagcactgcagccTGATGTTGGGCTGTGAGGCACGTCTTATGTGGTTAGGGGGTCCTGCTACTTTTGCCAAATGTTTCTCCTTCTTGCCACCCCCACCTTGCTCTCCCTGTGGCCCTGGGGTCTGGGCAAACACAGCACTCCCCCAAATACCATCTGAGCACCAGATGGGGACATGCGCACAGGCTGTGTGCGGGTACCCTTCCCAGGCCCAGGCtaaaccccagcacccccaggcatGCAGAGGCAGAATGTGCATTGCATGGAGCAGCACACAGGGCTGGTGGATGAGCGGCACTGTGACCCCCTGGAGCGGCCTGAAGACCAGCAGAGGCCCTGCAATGAGGAGCCCTGCCCGGCCCGGTGAGACTCCCATGACCCTGCCCCTGTCCTGCCTCCATGGACTTCCACCCAGACCTTGGAGACTTGCCCCCTGGGGCTCTGGGACCTAAGGCTGGGTTCAGACCCCCCCCATGGGCATGAGTTGTCTCCTGCAGGTGGTGGACTGGCGAGTGGCGTCCTTGCACGCACTCCTGCGGGCCAAGTGGCCTGGCAGTGCGCTCCGTGCTCTGCATCCGTAGCGTCAGTCTGGACGAACAGAGTGCCCTAAAGCCAGCTGACTGCGGGCACCTGGTCCCACCGGCCTCCGAGATCCCCTGCAACCGCCACGTGCCCTGCCCACATACCTGGGTAGTGGGGGACTGGTCCCAGGTGTGTCTACCAGGAGCACCTTGGTCGGGGGTACAGGGAAGCCAGAGCAGCTTTGCACGGCCCCTCCGGCCCAGGACACGTGCCCTGGCCTGTTTGGCCTGCTGTGGGGGTGGATGGTGGGTGCTGCACACACGTGCCCCCGCTGAGGCCCTGTTCCTCCCTCAGTGCTCTGTGACGTGTGGGGTGGGCATCCAGCGCCGGATGGTCGAATGCAGCCATGGTGATTCCTGTGACGAGGCCCAGCGGCCAGCCAGTGAAAATCCTTGCTCCCAGCGACCCTGTGAGGGCCCCGACGGCTCGGGCAGTGGCTTTTCCAGCCATGAGAACTTAAACGAGGTGGACATAGTCCCCGGCCGCCGGGCCCCCAGCCCTCCGACCCCCGTGCCTGCCAGCATGAGCAACGCCATCGAGGACCCGTTTCTGGAACCAGTGGTCGTGGACGACTTCTACTATGACTACAACTTCATCACCTTCCATGAGAATCTGGAAGCGGGGCCCTACCCACAGCAGGGCTCTGACCAGAGGGACATCTGGGGCTGGATATCACCAACAGACATCCCTACACCGGCTGCAGAGTCTCTGCCTGACTGGTCCCCTACCCCCAGCCAGGCTGACCACAGCCCCTCACTTCCCTTTGAGCAGACCCTGAGGGACCCTGAGGACAACCTCTCATCTGAGGCTTCGGACCCCAGGGTTCCCCAATCGGCCTGGCCACTGGCTCCCGGGGACAACACGGAGTCACCTGCTGTCCCTGGGAGTGAGGACGGGTCAAATTGGCTGAGTCCCCCAGGGTGGGAAAGCAGCGAGGAGCCCACTGTTCGCCGAGTGCAGCCCCTGCTGCCCGATGCCAGCATACAGCAGCTGTGGACGATCCGGCCTGGGGACCCTGAGCTGTGGCCTGCCGCCACAgagcccaggggctgggaggtgcCCACCCTCTCCCCTACTGGGCCCTCCCTAGTGGGGGCCAGGACCTTTCTCCTGACAGCCCCCACAGGCCCGGGGCATGCCCTCCCCAGCACCAAGCCTCCCCCAAGTGCCCCCCAGCACAGACCTGCCAACAGTAGCCAAGCCCCTGATGCTCACCTGGATGTCAGTCTGAATGGGGAGGGCCCCCCCAGCCTCGTGCCACCTGCCAGGAATGCCAGCTGGGAAGTCGGGGACTGGAGTGAGGCAAGTATGGGTTGGGGGCTGCTTGCCTGGCTCCACCTCTTCCTATGTAGAGTTTTAGGCATCCCACTCCAAGCAGACCAGCAGAGTCAGCCTGGAGACGGGGCTCATGCCACAGCATGCCCCTGTGGCTGCCCACTCAGTGAGCCACAGGGTGAAGGGCCTGGACTTCcatgctctgggctcagagagctGCATCCTCCTGGGACCCTGGGCAAGCAGGCCCTAGGGGAACTGGCCTTGGGTCACCCTGCCTgccggggctgtggggtgggTCTCTGCCCAGCCCTCATATCTGTGTCTCCACAGTGCTCCACCACCTGCGGCCTGGGTGCAGTCTGGAGGCCCGTGTACTGCAGCTCAGGCCGGGATGAGGACTGTGCCCCCGATGGCCGGCCCCAGCCAGCCCGCCGCTGCCACCTACGACCCTGTGCCACGTGGCGTACAGGCAACTGGAGCAAGGTGTGTGGGTGCCCGGGGAGAGACCCGCTGTGTACCGCTGCCCAGCCCCTCCCGGCTGCTCCTGGCATGGACCCACACTGTGTCCCTTGGACCCTAGTGCTCCCGCAGCTGTGGTGGTGGAGTCTCCGTGCGGGATGTACAGTGTGTGGACGCCTGGGACCTCCGGCCCCTGCGGCCTTTCCACTGCCAGCTGGGGCCTGTGCAGCCACCCACCCGGCAGCCCTGTGGAACCCGGCCCTGTCTCAGCTGGTCCACCTCGTCCTGGAGGGAGGTGAGGCCTGGGCTCttcgggggtaggggtggggctgCAAGGCCCGGCCTGAGTCTGCCCCATCTGCAGTGTTCCGAGGCCTGTGGTGGGGGCCAGCAGCAGCGCCTGGTGACCTGCCCGGAGCCCGGCCTCTGTGATGACGAGATGAGACCCAACAGCTCACAGCCCTGCAACACACAGCCCTGCACCCAGTGGGcggtggggccctggggccaggtGAGGGACATGCAccaagggtgggggctggggcaggccctACAGTTTGGGGAGGTGGAGGTAGCAGCTTTGCACTAGGGAAGCAGgtgcagggtgaggggctggaagAAGGATCCCAGCTCTGCATGGGGGCTCAGGGGATGTTCCCTCCCTCAGTGCTCAGCCCTCTGCGGTGGCGGTGTCCAGCGGCGCCTGGTCAGCTGTGTCAACATGCAGACGGGGCTTCCCGAGGAGGACAGTGACCAGTGCAGCCATGAGGCCTGGCCCGAGAGCTCGCGGCCATGTGGCACCCAGGACTGCATACCCCTTGTGCCGCTCAGTGAGTGCCTGATCATGCTGGGGCAGAGGGGTTCAGTGCCCTGTTGTCCCTGACCCCTGGGTCTCAAGATGCTGCCCTTGGGCCTCAGGTGGCAGCTTCCTCCCTGCCAGTCCTGGTCCTACCCTGTTCTGCCCACCTCAAGGCAGTTGTGTGCCAGGGTCAGCCTCAGCCCTGGGCTCTCCtggcaaagaggggctggaggcgCTTGGCGGCTTCGCTTCTGCCCggcctttccaccctcccctcccacaaCTGTGAGGTTTGGGGTCTTCTGGGAAGAGCTGCCCTGGCTGATTGGGGCCTTAGGTGGTCACTGGTCCCAGAGTGGCCACAGTCCAGCTACATCCCTACTTACCAGGCTCTGGCCTAGAACCAGGAGGCGTTGGGCCCCAGGGTTCCAGGGATCTGCACGGGGACAGGCTGGGGCTGACACTTGAGCTGTGGGGATGGGAGGCCGGGAGGCAGCTGGGCGGCCTTGGACCTTGGAAACTCCGGATGTTTGCACAGTTTGTGGCAGGACATCTGGAAACTCCAGGGTGTGAGGTCACACGGAGGTGGTGACATAGCGGGGTCACGACTCTATGCCCTGGGTGTTGGCATGGAACAGGAGCCACTGGCTGTGGGGGCCTCGGGGTGCTTACAGctcctggggcagggcggggtgagcAGTGAGTGAGGCGTGGACAGCAGCCAGCCAAGCCACTTCCCAAAGCAGCCCGGAGCAGAGCCGGCTTGTCCTGGCCAGCACAGCCCGCGGCCAGCAGCCCCAGGGGCTTGTAGAACTCCCAGTGCTGGgttttcagggccaggggtgaCAAGGGCAGCTGACCCCCTCCAGAAATGGGGGCCCCTTGGACAGCTCCTGAGGGCCCTGACCTCCTGTCCCCACACAGACTGTGAGTGGGACCGCTTGATCTTCAGCGCCTGTGAGACGCTACGGCTGCTCGGCCGCTGCCAGCTGCCCACCGTGCGCACCCAGTGCTGCCGCACCTGCCGCCTGGACGACTTCAGCGACCTGGCCCGCGGCCACCAGCGGGCTGCCCGTCGCTGACCGCCACTTGGCTCCAGACCAGCCAgacctcagccccctccccagccatgGGGGCCCTCACCTGATGGTGCTGacctgggcccctcccccagaaaaggtatatatatattttttctattttcatgttCTCATCCATAAAGGCCTCCACGCCTCCAAGCAATTCCACTTTCTGGGTGGGGGACTCTGCTCAGAGGGGCTGGCCAGAACCCTGCACCCAAGGACATGCCACacccggcccagccctgcccacctctAGGGTCTAGGAAGCCAGGGAGACATTTGGTCTTAGTCTCTGTGCTGTTCCGATGGGGGCAGTCTGAGCTGCCAGTCGTGActcaggcgggcgggcggggctgctCCAGACAAATATGGGCTCCCAggggcccccaccccagacatactccaggggcccctcctggtggcAGCTGCATTTCCAGCCAGAATGTTACACAAATTAGTTTATTTGTCTTTTACTATGACAACTCAGACTTTAGCATGCAGGGCAGCACAGAAGCTGCAGTGACATGGATATGGCACTGACCACCCGTGGTCAAGTTGGGGAGTGTCCCTTTGGGCACTGGGCCAGCACCAGGCACAGGCACAGTACCCGAGGCCCCCAAGACAACAGCTGCCGCCCTGCACTGTGGCACAGCAGGGAAAGAGCAGCGGGCAGCACCCCAGGGTACTGGCCACTGCAGGCACATGCAGTCTCGAAAAACCTTGGTAAAAAAAGcctataaaaatagaaactgtaatGAAAACGTACAAAAGTATGAACACGTCAGGCCCTTGCCTGCCCCAGGACCACAGGGAATGACCTTTGATGGGTTGCTGGAGGAGCTGGCTCCATCCTGTCTCCACTGCCCCCACCTTCCAGGGGGAGCCCCCCCAGAAGTGCTTGCCCCTTCCGCCTTCTCATGGACATGGCTGATGCTCAGACACCCAGAGCCCCGGACCCTCTCAGCCAGCCACTCTCTCTCTGCCGAAGCAGTATTCCAGCCCCTTGGGGGGACTCCTGAGCCCCTCAGGATGTCTGCATCACCTGGTAGAGTCTCTGGCCAAAGATAGGCCACTGCCTCCCCCCGGAAAATTCTACTGACACACTGACTAGGATCCAGGAGCTCAGCCCAACAGCACCTCAGACTGTAAGAAGCCAACAAGTTCCTGACGCCCCTACTGGGGCCTTGCATGCCATCGGTCCTTCTCTTTGGCTGAGGCCACATGGCCCATGCTGATCTTTTCAGTCAGAGAAGCCCTCAACAGAGAGGAGGGCCAGAGCAAGGGTACAAGGACTGGCCATGCTCAGTGCCTCTGGAGACTAGAGGGCCGGGTGCCATCATGGCGAGGGGCTGCCTCTGCTGAAGCCATAGGAAGCACTGTTCCCAGCCCCTGCCAGAGCCAGCTGGGGGGCTTTGCTGGGAGCCCCACAGCCTGCATGCCCCTTAGGGTCACACCGTTCTGGATCCAGAAGCTGTTTTGAAGTGGACAGATTGACCTTTCTGAGGgggcctccctctgccctggAATCCACGTGATAAGCAGCGTTGGGGGACATGGACCCCACCACCGTCCAGCCTCAGTTCGCAGCCTGGGAGACCTGTGCACCGGTCACAGAAACGGCTAGCTGGTCACTCACCAGCTGGTCAGAGATGGCTGTGAGCAGAGCAGAGCCCCTGTAGGACGGGCAGTGCCTCTGGGCCCCTGGCGTGAGGCGGGGGCTCAGGTGTCCTCCTCGTCGCTGACCAGCTCCCCCTTGTTGGGGCTGGCATCCCGCTCCCTCACAAAGTCCTCCCGGATGGCTTCCAGCTCTGTAAGCTCCAGCCGCACCTTCTCCAGGTGGTAGGCACGCCGGTTCCGGATCTGCCGCAGTGGGAAGGGATTCAGGTCCCCGAACGAGATGCTGATCAGCTTCCTGTAGGGAGAAACGGCATCAGCACAGCAACGGCACAGCTGtccaccctccctgcctcctgctgCCCTCAGGCCTGGGCCCATGCTTGCACCTGACCACATCTGCATTGGAGCTGCTGCCTGGCTTTCTGGCTGGCACCAGAGTCAGGTGCTGACCACTAGCTGATGATGAGCACGAAACTAAAGGGGCCCCAGGCGATGCCACCGCCAGGCTCCTGGGCCAGAGCTGGGCAGTGTTCTGTTCTGTGGGGCTGCCCTGCAGGACTCCTTCCTCTGGACCTGAGAAGatgtggggggaggaggcggcACCCACAGACTCACCCG
Protein-coding regions in this window:
- the ADAMTS7 gene encoding A disintegrin and metalloproteinase with thrombospondin motifs 7 produces the protein MPSAAPLLLLLCVPGALGSAPAHLEAWKPLDIVHPVRVDARGSFLSFELWPRALNRREESARPRISPTFYELQFQGRALRFNLSANTRLLAPGFLVETRRRGGLGQVVLHPGAYPPACHLLGQVQSHVQRPAQGPASQPGSAAISACDGLKGVFQLSNEDYFIEPLRGVPAQPGQAQPHVLYQHEAPDGQGNSSSSATCWVQESPDAEPQRERWQQRHRRHQRQQLRRRHLRSVSKEKWVETLVVADTKMVEFHGHPHVESYVLTVMNMVAGLYHDPSIGNPIHITIVRLILLEDEEEDLKITHHADNTLWSFCKWQKMINPKGDSHPLHHDMAILLTRKDLCAARNQPCETLGMSHVAGMCQPHRSCSICEDTGLPLAFTVAHELGHSFGVQHDGLGNPCLSQGKSPFIMSPQLLYSTTPLTWSPCSRQYITRFLDRGWGMCLDDPPSKDAIDFPSVPPGILYDVGHQCRLQYGGNSVFCQDMDNVCHTLWCSVGTTCHSKLDAAVDGTRCGDNKWCLNGECVPVGFRPEAVDGHWSAWTSWSECTRSCGVGVQSTERQCTQPAPRYKGKYCVGERKRFRLCNLQSCPPGHPSFRQLQCSKFDTKWMENRQHTWVPVPNDVNPCELYCQSTNEHFVEKLLDAVVDGTPCYQNRPSRDVCINGICKNVGCDFIIDSGAVEDRCGVCKGDGSTCLTVSTTFEEAEGSGYVDMEMIPVGARDIHIVEVASSTNFLALRGEDPDKYFLNGNWTIQWDGDYEVAGTIFTYSRYGDLENLTSPGPTREPLWIQLLFQTSNPGVHIQYIAPLGMVTRGQGHLPKFSWSFGPWTQCSVSCGSGMQRQNVHCMEQHTGLVDERHCDPLERPEDQQRPCNEEPCPARWWTGEWRPCTHSCGPSGLAVRSVLCIRSVSLDEQSALKPADCGHLVPPASEIPCNRHVPCPHTWVVGDWSQCSVTCGVGIQRRMVECSHGDSCDEAQRPASENPCSQRPCEGPDGSGSGFSSHENLNEVDIVPGRRAPSPPTPVPASMSNAIEDPFLEPVVVDDFYYDYNFITFHENLEAGPYPQQGSDQRDIWGWISPTDIPTPAAESLPDWSPTPSQADHSPSLPFEQTLRDPEDNLSSEASDPRVPQSAWPLAPGDNTESPAVPGSEDGSNWLSPPGWESSEEPTVRRVQPLLPDASIQQLWTIRPGDPELWPAATEPRGWEVPTLSPTGPSLVGARTFLLTAPTGPGHALPSTKPPPSAPQHRPANSSQAPDAHLDVSLNGEGPPSLVPPARNASWEVGDWSECSTTCGLGAVWRPVYCSSGRDEDCAPDGRPQPARRCHLRPCATWRTGNWSKCSRSCGGGVSVRDVQCVDAWDLRPLRPFHCQLGPVQPPTRQPCGTRPCLSWSTSSWRECSEACGGGQQQRLVTCPEPGLCDDEMRPNSSQPCNTQPCTQWAVGPWGQCSALCGGGVQRRLVSCVNMQTGLPEEDSDQCSHEAWPESSRPCGTQDCIPLVPLNCEWDRLIFSACETLRLLGRCQLPTVRTQCCRTCRLDDFSDLARGHQRAARR